From a single Sinorhizobium sp. RAC02 genomic region:
- a CDS encoding murein hydrolase activator EnvC: MRKTGTINRGEGFGRLLRPALLSAAVILAVAPYPIAAEPNEAEVTLEKTGSLPKAEPDPAAALALRRDSTRRELETLSQSITVSSEKTKELEAEIATLEKSRQSLREAIVKSAATRKDMEEKILAGEKRLEGMREREAGVRASLHDRRGLLAEVLAALQRMGRNPPPALLVTPEDALSSVRSAILLGAVVPGIRKETNALVDDLASLMDIKSDIDQEKTELTDAMQLRIEEEKRSELLVAQNEALAETNNRTLAAERRRAGELAARATSLEGLIGSLERDIGSVRDAAALARSKEEELRNLSAAEREKARAIARDAVPDKNRIAPAYEFSELQAKLDYPVAGDVLRRFGEADGTGHDSQGLTLAANPGALVTAPSDGWIVFAGTFRSYGRMIILNAGAGYHLVLSGMDRVNVREGQFVVAGEPLAVMGEKRVASVNALTLETDKPTLYIEFRKNGKPVDSRPWWSAKYAGKARNDT; this comes from the coding sequence AATCAACCGGGGTGAAGGGTTTGGCCGCCTGCTGCGGCCGGCTTTGCTCTCGGCTGCCGTGATCCTGGCCGTGGCACCCTATCCGATTGCCGCCGAGCCGAACGAGGCCGAGGTCACGCTCGAAAAGACCGGCTCGCTGCCCAAGGCGGAGCCGGATCCGGCCGCAGCCCTGGCACTTCGCCGCGACAGCACGCGCCGGGAGCTGGAAACGCTCTCGCAATCGATCACCGTCTCCTCGGAGAAGACGAAAGAGCTGGAAGCGGAAATCGCCACGCTCGAAAAATCGCGGCAAAGCCTGCGCGAGGCGATCGTCAAGTCGGCCGCAACGCGCAAGGATATGGAAGAGAAGATACTCGCCGGCGAAAAGCGGCTCGAAGGCATGCGCGAGCGCGAGGCCGGCGTGCGCGCCTCGCTGCATGATCGCCGCGGCCTTTTGGCGGAGGTTCTGGCTGCCCTCCAGCGCATGGGCCGCAATCCGCCGCCCGCCTTGCTGGTGACGCCGGAAGATGCGCTGTCATCCGTGCGCAGTGCCATCCTGCTTGGCGCCGTCGTGCCGGGCATCCGCAAGGAAACCAATGCGCTTGTCGACGACCTCGCCTCCTTGATGGACATCAAGAGCGATATCGACCAGGAAAAGACCGAGCTGACCGACGCGATGCAACTGCGCATCGAGGAAGAAAAGCGCTCGGAACTGCTGGTGGCCCAGAACGAGGCCCTGGCAGAGACCAACAACCGCACGCTCGCCGCCGAACGTCGGCGCGCCGGAGAGCTCGCAGCCCGCGCGACCAGCCTCGAAGGCCTGATCGGCAGCCTGGAGCGCGATATCGGCTCTGTGCGTGATGCGGCAGCCCTTGCGCGCTCCAAGGAAGAGGAACTGCGCAACCTGAGCGCGGCCGAGCGGGAGAAGGCGAGGGCGATCGCGCGCGACGCGGTGCCCGACAAAAACCGCATTGCTCCGGCATACGAATTCTCCGAACTGCAGGCAAAACTCGATTATCCCGTGGCGGGCGACGTTCTGCGCCGATTCGGCGAAGCGGACGGCACCGGCCATGATTCGCAGGGGCTGACGCTGGCTGCCAATCCGGGCGCGCTGGTCACGGCACCCTCGGATGGCTGGATCGTCTTTGCCGGCACGTTCCGCAGTTACGGGCGCATGATCATCCTGAATGCGGGGGCGGGCTACCATCTCGTCCTCTCCGGCATGGACCGGGTGAACGTGCGAGAGGGTCAATTCGTCGTGGCGGGAGAACCGCTCGCCGTGATGGGTGAAAAAAGGGTCGCGAGTGTCAACGCTTTGACGCTGGAAACAGACAAGCCGACACTTTACATTGAATTCCGAAAGAACGGAAAACCGGTTGATTCCCGGCCATGGTGGTCCGCCAAATATGCTGGAAAGGCACGCAATGATACGTAG
- a CDS encoding RNA pyrophosphohydrolase: MGKDKHKVVRAEDLPYRPCVGIMVLNADNKVWAGRRIPVGNSEYDGSPQLWQMPQGGIDEDEDPLAAAYRELYEETGMKSVSLLADAGRWINYDLPAQLIGIGLKGKFRGQTQRWYAFRFEGEESEIAINPPPGGHEAEFDAWDWKPMRDLPELIVPFKRQVYEEVVAAFAHLAP, from the coding sequence ATGGGCAAGGACAAACACAAGGTGGTTCGGGCCGAGGACCTGCCTTACCGCCCCTGTGTCGGCATCATGGTGCTGAATGCGGACAACAAGGTCTGGGCAGGCCGGCGGATTCCCGTCGGCAATTCCGAATATGACGGCTCGCCGCAGCTCTGGCAAATGCCGCAGGGCGGCATCGACGAGGATGAGGATCCGCTGGCGGCGGCCTACCGCGAACTCTACGAAGAAACCGGCATGAAGAGCGTCTCGCTCCTCGCCGACGCGGGCCGCTGGATCAACTACGACCTGCCGGCCCAGCTGATCGGCATCGGCCTCAAGGGCAAGTTCCGTGGCCAGACCCAGCGCTGGTATGCCTTCCGTTTCGAGGGCGAGGAAAGCGAAATCGCCATCAACCCGCCGCCCGGTGGCCATGAGGCGGAATTCGACGCCTGGGACTGGAAGCCGATGCGCGACCTGCCGGAGCTGATCGTACCCTTCAAGCGCCAGGTCTACGAGGAAGTCGTCGCGGCCTTCGCGCATCTCGCACCCTGA
- a CDS encoding S41 family peptidase yields the protein MIRRASLVLVGALMGATAMSVINTATLPAEAAGSSTYRELSIFGDVFERVRAQYVTPPKEDQLIENAINGMLTSLDPHSSYMNAKDAEDMRTQTRGEFGGLGIEVTMEDELVKVITPIDDTPASRAGVLAGDFIAKIDGAEVRGLKLEEAVEKMRGAVNTPIKLTLIRKGADKPIELTIMRDIIAVRAVKSRVEGDVGYLRVISFTEKTYDDLEAAIEKIKEEVPADKLKGYVLDLRLNPGGLLDQAINVSDAFLERGEVVSTRGRNEDETRRFNATPGDITDGKPVIVMVNGGSASASEIVAGALQDLRRATVLGTRSFGKGSVQTIIPMGDAGALRLTTALYYTPSGKSIQGTGITPDVTVEQPLPPELQGKLESAGESNLRGHIQGQSETESGSGSSAYVPPEAKDDLQLQYALELLRGQKTDPSFPANPEKAELKK from the coding sequence ATGATACGTAGGGCTTCTCTTGTTCTCGTCGGTGCACTCATGGGTGCGACGGCCATGAGCGTCATCAACACGGCAACATTGCCCGCCGAAGCTGCCGGCTCGTCGACCTATCGCGAGCTTTCCATCTTCGGTGATGTCTTCGAGCGTGTGCGCGCCCAGTACGTGACGCCGCCGAAGGAAGACCAGCTGATCGAGAATGCCATCAACGGCATGCTCACCTCGCTCGACCCGCATTCCTCCTACATGAATGCCAAGGACGCCGAGGACATGCGCACGCAGACGCGCGGTGAATTCGGCGGTCTCGGCATCGAAGTCACGATGGAAGACGAACTCGTCAAGGTCATCACGCCGATCGACGACACGCCGGCATCCCGCGCGGGTGTTCTCGCGGGCGACTTCATTGCGAAGATCGACGGCGCGGAAGTGCGCGGCCTGAAGCTGGAAGAAGCCGTCGAGAAGATGCGCGGCGCCGTCAACACGCCGATCAAGCTGACGCTGATCCGCAAGGGCGCCGACAAGCCGATCGAACTGACGATCATGCGCGACATCATCGCCGTGCGGGCCGTAAAATCCCGCGTCGAGGGCGATGTCGGTTACCTCCGCGTCATCTCGTTCACGGAAAAGACCTATGACGACCTGGAAGCCGCGATCGAAAAGATCAAGGAAGAGGTTCCGGCCGACAAGCTGAAGGGCTACGTGCTCGACCTGCGCCTCAACCCGGGTGGTCTGCTCGACCAAGCAATCAACGTTTCCGACGCCTTCCTGGAACGCGGCGAGGTCGTCTCGACCCGCGGCCGCAACGAGGACGAAACCCGCCGCTTCAACGCGACGCCGGGCGACATCACCGACGGCAAGCCGGTCATCGTCATGGTCAATGGCGGTTCGGCATCGGCGTCTGAAATCGTCGCTGGCGCTCTGCAGGATCTGCGCCGTGCCACCGTGCTCGGCACGCGGTCCTTCGGCAAGGGTTCGGTCCAGACCATCATCCCGATGGGTGACGCCGGTGCGCTGCGCCTGACGACGGCGCTCTACTACACGCCATCCGGCAAATCGATCCAGGGCACCGGTATTACGCCGGACGTCACGGTCGAACAGCCGCTGCCGCCGGAATTGCAGGGCAAGCTGGAATCCGCCGGCGAATCGAACCTGCGCGGCCATATCCAGGGCCAGAGCGAGACGGAATCCGGTTCGGGTTCGTCCGCCTACGTGCCGCCGGAAGCCAAGGACGACCTGCAGCTGCAGTACGCGCTGGAACTGCTGCGCGGCCAGAAGACCGACCCGTCCTTCCCAGCCAATCCGGAAAAGGCCGAGCTGAAGAAGTAA
- a CDS encoding calcium-binding protein has protein sequence MGTIMGTDGVDTLLGSDLEDDFIMALGGADKVNGGMGRDSIMAGEGDDTVNGSFQDDMITGDGGKDTLYGDSGSDMIEGGAGADKYYGGSGRDTLIVGKLATASGDVLDGGSGTDRMIIDYSDQATALNITIKDWISPQTLTGNVSALNVESFDITGTNLNDRVTGGNYSDTLRGGRGDDTLSGGRGLVDMLFGEDGNDTIRGGYGTDYVDGGAGDDKLYGEQGVDLINGGAGNDIAYGGADFDFINGDAGNDTLYGDAGNDIIDGGEGNDTVNGGTGDDALDGGDGNDIIEGGSGNDTITYAYGEGKDTITDASGSDRLEIDAFTGNFTAKAATVVNTLAGGTTIKGFEHYTITATGSGANVITTGAGNDVIDTAAGKDTVNAGAGNDMVELGEGGADKADGGADFDYVSVDRRSTTTSLTFEATGAAAKISEGTALNNFEVIEVAFGSGNDVVKSVGSASAVHFLGFAGNDTLIGTAGADTLDGGEGNDKLTSGAGNDTLHDQGGTNSISAGDGNDVVRVGDSAKSVGHNTVNLGTGDDSFFRTASTGKLTLDGGTGTDSASIDFSKYSTGIVFNLSPNVTVTGAPVTVKNVERVALIGGTGNDTFTGGALSDDLRGGAGTDTLTGGAGNDYLSGDAGADTLRGGDGNDVLYGDGLNKTGGRDKLYGENGNDTVGAGIGDLADGGAGTDTLNLDVAEQSKDITFTFSTGKVTVDSTTSFNAFEALNYDGSKGKDTVTGGVLADRLEGNAGNDILRGASGNDTLEDGAGNDQLFGDAGNDVLVRTAFTGKDVFDGGSGIDTLMFDDGPTSVVLDLETQAKNKGLALGLTVKGFEIIHGSSADDDIRGDASNNTLYGNDADDVLQGRAGNDVLVGGAGDDWLTGGTGNDQFVFNLAGRDGEGDVITDFTRGQDKLMIDRSDYGVAAGDAVVTLVVGADPVATSTKGTFLFESDNGRLWFDADGKGTEADLELVATLQGVKTLTTSDFGFL, from the coding sequence ATGGGTACAATAATGGGTACGGATGGCGTCGACACTTTGCTCGGCAGCGATCTCGAGGATGATTTCATCATGGCGCTCGGCGGTGCCGACAAGGTCAATGGTGGCATGGGCCGCGACTCAATCATGGCCGGCGAAGGGGACGATACGGTCAACGGCTCGTTCCAGGACGACATGATCACGGGCGACGGGGGCAAGGATACGCTCTACGGCGACAGCGGCAGCGACATGATCGAGGGTGGTGCCGGAGCGGACAAGTACTATGGCGGCTCGGGGCGTGACACGCTGATAGTCGGCAAGCTCGCTACCGCATCCGGCGACGTGCTCGACGGCGGCTCGGGTACCGACCGGATGATCATCGACTATTCCGATCAGGCGACGGCCCTCAACATCACCATCAAAGACTGGATTTCACCGCAAACGCTGACCGGCAATGTCAGTGCGCTGAATGTCGAAAGCTTCGACATCACCGGCACCAATCTCAACGACCGCGTCACGGGCGGAAATTACTCCGACACGCTGAGGGGCGGTCGTGGTGATGACACCCTGTCCGGCGGCCGCGGCCTGGTGGACATGCTGTTTGGCGAGGACGGCAACGACACGATCCGGGGCGGATACGGCACCGATTACGTCGATGGCGGTGCCGGTGACGACAAGCTCTATGGCGAACAGGGCGTGGACCTGATCAACGGCGGTGCGGGCAACGATATTGCCTATGGCGGTGCCGACTTCGACTTCATCAATGGCGATGCCGGCAATGACACGCTTTATGGCGATGCCGGCAACGACATCATCGATGGCGGCGAAGGCAACGACACGGTGAATGGCGGCACGGGCGATGACGCCCTCGACGGCGGTGATGGCAATGACATCATCGAAGGCGGCAGCGGCAACGACACGATCACCTACGCCTATGGCGAGGGCAAGGACACGATCACTGACGCCAGCGGCAGCGACCGCCTGGAGATCGACGCGTTCACCGGCAACTTCACGGCCAAGGCGGCGACCGTTGTCAACACCCTTGCCGGCGGCACGACCATCAAGGGCTTCGAGCATTACACGATCACGGCCACTGGGTCGGGTGCCAACGTGATCACCACGGGTGCCGGCAACGACGTCATCGACACGGCTGCCGGAAAGGACACCGTCAATGCCGGTGCCGGCAACGACATGGTGGAACTGGGCGAAGGCGGTGCGGACAAGGCGGATGGCGGCGCCGATTTCGACTATGTTTCGGTCGATCGCCGGTCGACCACGACCAGCCTGACCTTCGAGGCGACGGGTGCCGCCGCGAAGATCAGTGAGGGCACGGCGCTCAACAACTTCGAGGTTATCGAAGTGGCCTTCGGGTCGGGCAATGACGTCGTGAAGTCCGTAGGCTCGGCGTCGGCCGTGCACTTCCTCGGTTTTGCCGGCAACGACACGCTGATCGGCACGGCCGGTGCCGATACGCTCGACGGCGGTGAAGGCAATGACAAGCTGACCTCCGGTGCCGGCAACGATACGCTGCACGACCAGGGCGGCACCAACTCGATCAGTGCCGGCGACGGCAATGACGTCGTACGCGTCGGCGACAGTGCAAAATCCGTCGGCCACAACACGGTGAACCTCGGTACGGGCGATGACAGTTTCTTCCGCACGGCATCGACCGGCAAGTTGACGCTCGATGGCGGCACGGGCACGGACTCCGCGTCCATCGACTTCAGCAAGTACTCCACGGGGATCGTCTTCAACCTGTCGCCGAATGTCACGGTCACCGGGGCGCCGGTCACTGTCAAGAATGTCGAGCGGGTCGCACTCATCGGCGGTACCGGCAACGACACCTTTACCGGCGGTGCGCTGAGCGATGATCTGCGCGGCGGTGCGGGCACCGACACGCTCACCGGCGGCGCAGGCAACGACTACCTCTCCGGCGATGCGGGTGCCGACACGCTGCGCGGCGGCGATGGCAACGACGTGCTTTATGGCGACGGTCTCAACAAGACCGGTGGCCGCGACAAACTCTACGGCGAGAATGGCAATGACACGGTCGGCGCCGGCATCGGTGATCTTGCGGATGGCGGTGCGGGCACCGACACCCTCAATCTGGACGTCGCGGAGCAGTCGAAGGACATCACCTTTACCTTCTCGACGGGCAAGGTGACGGTCGACAGCACGACCAGCTTCAACGCCTTCGAGGCGCTGAACTACGATGGCAGCAAGGGCAAGGACACGGTGACCGGCGGCGTGCTTGCCGACCGGCTTGAGGGCAATGCCGGCAACGACATCCTGCGCGGTGCAAGCGGTAACGACACCCTGGAAGACGGTGCGGGCAACGACCAGCTGTTCGGCGATGCCGGCAACGATGTGCTGGTGCGCACAGCGTTCACCGGCAAGGACGTCTTCGATGGCGGTTCGGGCATCGATACGCTGATGTTCGACGACGGCCCGACTTCGGTGGTCCTCGACCTCGAAACCCAGGCAAAGAACAAGGGTCTTGCGCTTGGTCTGACCGTCAAGGGCTTCGAGATCATCCACGGCAGCAGCGCCGACGATGACATCCGGGGCGATGCCAGCAACAACACGCTCTATGGCAACGATGCCGACGACGTGTTGCAGGGGCGTGCCGGCAATGACGTTCTCGTCGGCGGGGCGGGTGACGACTGGCTGACCGGCGGAACCGGCAACGACCAGTTCGTCTTCAACCTTGCGGGCCGGGATGGCGAGGGCGACGTCATCACCGATTTCACCCGTGGCCAGGACAAGCTGATGATCGACCGCAGCGATTACGGTGTGGCGGCCGGTGACGCGGTCGTGACGCTGGTGGTCGGCGCCGATCCGGTTGCCACGAGCACGAAGGGCACCTTCCTGTTCGAAAGCGACAACGGTCGCCTCTGGTTCGATGCCGACGGCAAGGGCACCGAGGCCGATCTGGAACTCGTCGCGACGCTGCAGGGCGTCAAGACGCTGACGACCAGCGACTTCGGGTTCCTCTGA
- a CDS encoding divergent polysaccharide deacetylase family protein, translated as MGTDIHAPLGQDRKARPGTAGPSRFSAGNFVFAVAIVGLLGFSGWTSLAPSGLRTAPLTAPVEEAASQTPTDTNADQKTADAKDGVRRANGLSGAQVEETLTDDGNIVRKYSPGTRDGDGPLIIEANRIGQDARTAAFPNDDLLEDTSDGKIPIIGPDGTRPMDQYARPWSGARGTRIAIVVGGLGLSQTGTQRAIRQLPGEVTLAFAASGNSLSRWMQEARRKGHEILLQVPLEPFDYPQNDPGLYTLRTDLSETKNLAELHRAMAQVTNYTGIVNFMGGRFLSDADALEPIVRDVSNRGLVFLDDGSSAQSLSGTIAGAVEAPHAFADLQLDADLSRDAVLKKLDELERIARRNGTAIGIASAFDESVDAIREWCEEAGGRGVEIVGVASLAAVPAKR; from the coding sequence TTGGGCACAGACATTCACGCACCTCTCGGCCAGGACCGCAAGGCAAGGCCAGGAACGGCAGGACCCTCGCGGTTCTCCGCCGGCAATTTCGTGTTTGCCGTCGCCATCGTGGGTCTCCTCGGCTTTTCCGGCTGGACATCGCTGGCGCCGAGCGGGCTGCGCACCGCGCCCCTCACGGCTCCCGTTGAAGAAGCCGCATCCCAAACGCCGACCGACACCAATGCCGACCAGAAGACGGCCGACGCCAAGGACGGCGTGCGCAGGGCGAATGGGCTTTCCGGCGCGCAGGTCGAGGAAACGTTGACCGACGACGGCAATATCGTGCGCAAGTACTCGCCGGGTACACGCGACGGCGATGGCCCGCTCATCATCGAAGCCAACCGCATCGGCCAGGACGCGCGCACGGCCGCGTTCCCGAACGACGACCTGCTCGAAGACACGTCCGACGGCAAGATCCCGATCATCGGTCCCGACGGCACCCGGCCGATGGACCAATACGCCCGGCCCTGGTCCGGCGCGCGCGGTACGCGCATCGCCATCGTCGTCGGCGGCCTCGGCCTCAGCCAGACGGGTACGCAACGCGCCATCCGCCAGCTACCGGGCGAGGTAACCCTCGCCTTTGCGGCCAGCGGCAACAGCCTGTCGCGCTGGATGCAGGAGGCGCGCCGCAAGGGTCACGAAATCCTGCTGCAAGTGCCGCTGGAGCCCTTCGACTATCCGCAGAACGATCCGGGCCTCTACACGCTGCGCACCGATCTCAGCGAGACCAAGAACCTCGCGGAACTGCACCGCGCCATGGCCCAGGTCACCAATTATACCGGCATCGTGAACTTCATGGGCGGCCGCTTCCTGTCGGATGCGGATGCGCTGGAACCGATCGTCCGCGACGTCTCCAACCGCGGCCTCGTCTTCCTCGACGACGGTAGTTCGGCGCAGTCGCTTTCGGGTACGATCGCCGGCGCGGTCGAGGCACCCCATGCCTTTGCCGACCTCCAACTCGACGCCGATCTTTCACGCGACGCGGTGCTGAAGAAGCTCGACGAACTGGAACGCATCGCCCGCCGCAACGGCACGGCGATCGGCATCGCGTCAGCCTTCGACGAAAGTGTGGACGCCATTCGCGAATGGTGCGAGGAAGCTGGCGGTCGCGGCGTCGAGATCGTCGGTGTCGCGTCGCTCGCAGCCGTTCCCGCCAAACGATAG